A DNA window from Primulina tabacum isolate GXHZ01 chromosome 12, ASM2559414v2, whole genome shotgun sequence contains the following coding sequences:
- the LOC142520514 gene encoding protein PLASTID TRANSCRIPTIONALLY ACTIVE 10 — protein MQALQNPPFFTICTPLPSKSLLKPKIFDKFLRPNKPFQTHLPPHFLVRSYSPDEYPVGDDDAFLAAYGPKEKESEDEARRRNWVERGWAPWEEILTPEADFARKSLNEGEEVPLKSPEAIEAFRMLSPKYRRKKIAEMGLTEDEYYAKQFEIKGEIPEPLKTLWSGPLLLAQVPPRDWPPRGWKVNKKELEFIRGAHKFYSAVRVDHEKLEALEDMVEKEAGGMCSDRYNLFLKQYNEWVEANRDRLEEESYKHDQDYYPGRRKRGKDYKEEMYELPFYYPGQICAGKVTALHLYQGAFVDIGGVHDGWVPIKRNDWYWIRHQIKVGMHVIVEILAKRDPYRYRFPIEMRFVYPNIDHLIFNRFEFPPIFHRDEDTNPDELRRDCGRAPIPRKDPGIKVEEEPLLSNHPYVDKLWQIHNAEQMILDDMVVNPDKYKGKKLSELTDEEEITEENRVEYGKAYHKKSLIPRMTLRISVTELDLEAALAERQLHNKLRKEAEKRGETYKITKLRRNEEMDEYDLIHWRRSFEEREALLRDISCRQALGLPLEEPGRNVDPSLLGKDQYDPDNPLYRYDYWGEPKNSEKSRQERMTDAHNKSIVGKGTVWYEMSYEDAIKQRMQREALGIGQKQNEEDDSSEEDSGEDDDDDDDFDYSIFGLPTENAANQPHVNGTESLRLSDEGIFED, from the exons ATGCAAGCTCTTCAAAATCCACCCTTCTTCACCATCTGCACTCCACTCCCTTCGAAATCTCTCCTTAAACCCAAAATCTTCGATAAATTCCTCCGCCCCAACAAACCCTTCCAAACCCATCTTCCTCCGCACTTTCTCGTCCGCTCCTACTCGCCCGACGAGTACCCGGTCGGTGATGATGATGCTTTTCTCGCAGCTTATGGCCCCAAGGAGAAAGAGTCCGAAGACGAAGCTCGAAGGAGGAACTGGGTTGAAAGGGGATGGGCGCCGTGGGAAGAAATCCTCACCCCGGAAGCTGATTTTGCTAGGAAGTCTCTCAATGAAGGGGAAGAAGTGCCACTCAAGTCTCCCGAAGCAATCGAGGCATTTAGGATGCTGAGTCCGAAGTATCGGAGAAAGAAAATCGCCGAAATGGGACTCACGGAGGATGAGTATTACGCGAAGCAGTTTGAAATCAAGGGTGAAATTCCGGAGCCTTTGAAGACTTTGTGGTCTGGGCCATTGTTGTTAGCCCAGGTGCCTCCCAGGGATTGGCCACCGAGAGGGTGGAAGGTGAACAAGAAGGAGTTGGAGTTTATTCGTGGGGCGCATAAGTTCTACTCAGCGGTGAGAGTGGACCATGAGAAGCTGGAGGCACTGGAGGATATGGTGGAGAAGGAGGCAGGGGGCATGTGCTCGGATAGATACAATTTGTTCTTGAAGCAATATAATGAGTGGGTGGAGGCTAATAGGGATCGGCTGGAGGAGGAATCTTACAAG CATGATCAAGATTATTATCCTGGTAGGAGAAAACGGGGAAAGGATTACAAAGAGGAAATG TATGAACTTCCATTCTATTACCCGGGACAA ATATGTGCAGGTAAAGTAACTGCATTACATCTTTATCAAGGAGCATTTGTTGACATAGGTGGCGTCCATGATGG GTGGGTTCCTATAAAACGAAATGACTGGTATTGGATCCGCCATCAGATCAAAGTTGGTATGCACGTCATTGTTGAAATATTG GCAAAACGAGATCCTTACCGCTATCGGTTTCCTATAGAGATGCGCTTCGTGTATCCAAATATAGATCACCTTAT CTTCAATCGATTCGAGTTCCCTCCAATATTTCATCGTGATGAGGATACTAATCCAGATGAGTTACGA CGGGATTGTGGACGCGCTCCTATTCCTAGAAAAGACCCTGGAATCAAAGTAGAGGAGGAACCTCTGTTATCAAATCACCCATATGTTGATAAG CTATGGCAAATACATAATGCTGAACAAATGATTTTGGATGACATGGTGGTCAATCCTGATAAATATAAAGGCAAAAAGTTATCAGAGTTGACCGATGAGGAAGAAATTACCGAAGAGAACCGTGTTGAGTATGGCAAAGCTTATCATAAGAAATCCCTCATCCCCAGAATGACTCTG AGGATAAGCGTAACAGAACTTGATTTGGAAGCTGCGCTTGCCGAACGTCAG CTCCATAACAAACTTAGGAAAGAAGCTGAAAAAAGGGGAGAGACATACAAAATCACTAAGCTGAGGCGAAATGAGGAAATGGATGAATATGACCTTATTCATTGGCGCCGATCTTTTGAAGAAAGAGAAGCTCTTCTACGAGACATAAGCTG CCGTCAGGCACTTGGGCTTCCATTGGAAGAGCCTGGTAGAAATGTTGATCCAAGCTTGTTGGGAAAAGACCAATACGACCCTGATAATCCATTGTATCGTTATGACTACTGGGGTGAGCCTAAGAATTCCGAAAAGAGTAGGCAAGAACGCATGACAGATGCACATAACAAATCCATAGTTGGAAAGGGTACCGTTTGGTACGAAATGTCGTATGAAGATGCCATCAAACAGAGGATGCAGAGGGAGGCTCTCGGAATCGGCCAAAAACAAAATGAAGAAGATGATTCCTCAGAAGAGGATAGCGGCGAGgacgacgacgacgacgacgacTTTGATTACAGTATTTTCGGGTTGCCAACTGAGAATGCAGCCAACCAGCCTCATGTTAATGGCACCGAATCTTTAAGATTGTCGGATGAAGGCATCTTTGAGGATTAA
- the LOC142520415 gene encoding uncharacterized protein LOC142520415 — protein MAAYASLLSLARTLHQILDLDRDNSSLYVEKIVSLLEKVNFIVNFLEDNPEKHYGTVDRVGSRTREATYEAQDIMDRYLCSVSTPSVDSSSSETWDEVGVDKDLNKVLEKIDFIWEEAMKMQDMDTSENHRKITGSSPVYRPSTTKITAGSMVVGLEDDMNAIKEHLYEDSAKLQVIPIVGMGGIGKTTLARKAYEDSLLAQYFDICAWIIMSAEYQRREILLQLLRYLKDVDIEQSDESDAQLAKLVYQNLIGRRYLIVIDDMWSTKAWDDLKMIFPDDGSGSRVLLTTRLADVAVHAGCSGTFHQLNFLNDDQSWKLLQYRVFAQESCPSQLVEIGKKIARSCGGLPLTIVVVGGMLLSTGGMPKEESWENILENISSTEPTIVLHCSKILCLSYDLLPLRLKPCFLYFAAYPEDFEIDVSKLIMLWVAEGFLKPGDQSKCLEDVGECYLEDLVNRSLILVGKKWQDGKLKTVGIHDMLREICMTKAEEEGFLHHVSSKRSGRKDDTENPNRRLAIDCGQSFRTWPIQDPSSCSVFIFSERNFELRLYQSCRRLRILHAPRVSLPNFSDVISTFINLRYIAFTLNHTSSNGGFPTSISKLGNLQTIIAHVPCVSQNSSLQIPYEIWHMRKLRHLIMNTTFCLSSPSDREVIGGSDLRTLDTVVNFIFTEKSIEILVNLKKLKVVFEKWFCTCYSFNLNNLCRLQNLEELHVFVRQWHKSSMIWNHAFPTSLKKLDLDGVPLPWENMTIIGSLPNLQVLHMMRIKVTKFSDWTPMEGQFLRLKYFRSSLDYLVKWEVEKEHFPSLEILILRHVQIDEIPRGIGEIDSLQLIELQHCPESLVNSAKRIQDQQHENGNYGFQVCANDSDEYDLGNIQYNVYLSFRSIFVSPAMAAYAALLSLVRSLHRILDLEQHIDPIHKEKIISLHEKVDSIVTFLEDYSGKHRGRHDRVGNEIRNAAYEAQDFMDSYLGSVSTTHDDWSSSEAHRDHEVSLDRDLNMAFERIDFIWDETTKMKNRDTAEDLRSRTFSAPVDPSSTVEFPVNKVVEFDDDLNAIKECVYEDSSKLQIIPIVGMGGIGKTTLARRTYEDSLRSQYFDILAWTTVSGEYRRRDALLQLLQSFKKYTTDSNERSGESEAQLAKLVYQNLIGRRYLIVIDDIWTTEAWDDLKMVFPDDGNGSRILLTTRLSEVAVYAGSSSTPIHQMKFLNEDQSWKLLEEKIFGKESCPLHLVELGKEVARNCKGLPLTIVVVAGLLLSSGNTMEEESWESILENISSIESTISAQCSKILCLSYDWLPLRLKPCFLYIAGFPEDSEIVVSELIMLWVAEGFLKPSSQSKCLEDVGKGCLEDLVNRNLILVSKKGPDGELVAVGIHDLLRKICMTKAEEDGFFHHVSSTRNVWNDDIENPKSRLRAHSAHILDESETQDSSVRSIFYQTENIMERWNFSTLSPKFRHLSVLNTPSVIWLDLSRVISAFVSLRYISLFLDCTDSHLDQFLASLSKLPNLETVIADVFYFKELQVPYEILRTPKLKHLIMTHPFYLSDPSNIGIINKSDLQTLGVVINFIFTEDVIKILVNLKKLTVVYKGYDYNHYDFNLNDLFRLQNLEELEVSIRLHNLSLIWNYAFPISLKKLTLREVPFPWENMNIIGSLPDLQVLKIVENGIERNSEWTTMEGQFLRLKHFYSSLDYLVKWEVEKDHLPSLETLILENVRLIDEIPHGIGDIDSLLLVELLLCRESLVNSAMRIQERQHENGNYAFQVSLFNPEHMNHFY, from the exons ATGGCCGCTTATGCTTCGCTGCTTTCGCTTGCCAGAACACTGCATCAGATTCTGGATCTCGATCGCGATAACAGTTCTCTTTACGTAGAAAAAATTGTTTCCCTCCTTGAAAAGGTCAACTTCATAGTAAATTTCCTCGAAGATAATCCAGAGAAGCATTATGGGACAGTCGATCGTGTCGGAAGTCGAACCAGAGAAGCCACATATGAAGCTCAAGATATCATGGATCGGTATCTGTGTTCGGTATCAACACCTAGTGTCGATTCAAGTTCTTCAGAGACTTGGGACGAGGTGGGCGTTGAcaaagatctaaacaaggtGCTAGAAAAGATTGATTTCATCTGGGAAGAGGCGATGAAGATGCAGGATATGGACACATCGGAAAATCATCGGAAGATTACTGGTTCTTCTCCTGTCTATCGTCCATCCACAACAAAAATCACTGCCGGAAGCATGGTTGTGGGGTTAGAGGATGACATGAATGCAATCAAAGAACATTTATATGAAGATTCAGCTAAGCTCCAAGTTATTCCAATTGTTGGGATGGGAGGAATCGGGAAGACTACGCTGGCTAGAAAAGCTTACGAGGATTCGTTGCTTGCTCAGTATTTTGATATCTGCGCTTGGATTATAATGTCCGCAGAATATCAAAGAAGAGAGATTCTTTTGCAGCTTCTTCGGTACTTGAAGGACGTCGATATCGAACAATCTGATGAGAGCGATGCCCAATTAGCAAAACTAGTGTACCAAAATCTCATAGGTAGGCGCTATCTCATTGTGATTGATGATATGTGGAGTACCAAGGCATGGGATGATTTGAAGATGATATTTCCCGACGATGGTAGTGGAAGTCGGGTCTTGTTAACTACCAGACTAGCAGATGTTGCTGTTCATGCAGGATGTTCTGGTACTTTTCACCAATTGAACTTTCTGAATGATGATCAAAGTTGGAAACTACTTCAGTACAGGGTTTTTGCACAAGAATCTTGTCCTTCCCAATTAGTGGAAATAGGGAAGAAGATTGCCAGAAGTTGTGGGGGACTTCCACTCACCATTGTGGTAGTTGGAGGGATGCTCCTTTCTACCGGTGGCATGCCAAAAGAAGAATCGTGggaaaatattttggaaaatatAAGTTCGACAGAACCCACAATTGTGTTGCACTGCTCAAAGATACTATGTTTGAGTTATGATCTGTTGCCTCTTCGACTAAAGCCATGTTTCCTTTACTTTGCTGCTTATCCAGAAGATTTTGAAATTGACGTTTCTAAGTTAATCATGTTGTGGGTTGCTGAGGGATTTCTTAAGCCAGGTGATCAGTCTAAATGCTTGGAAGACGTGGGAGAATGTTATTTGGAGGATCTTGTGAATAGAAGTTTGATCTTAGTGGGCAAGAAATGGCAGGATGGAAAACTCAAAACTGTTGGAATCCATGATATGCTGAGGGAGATTTGTATGACTAAAGCTGAAGAAGAGGGGTTTCTTCATCACGTCTCATCGAAAAGGAGTGGCAGAAAAGACGACACAGAGAATCCAAATCGCCGCCTCGCTATTGATTGCGGGCAGAGTTTTCGGACATGGCCAATACAAGATCCAAGCTCATgttcagttttcattttctccgaaagaaattttgaattgaGATTATATCAAAGTTGTAGGCGCCTCCGTATCTTGCATGCACCTAGAGTATCACTGCCAAATTTCTCAGATGTAATATCAACATTTATCAATTTAAGGTATATTGCTTTTACCTTAAACCATACATCATCCAATGGTGGATTTCCAACCTCAATATCCAAACTAGGCAATCTCCAGACTATAATTGCTCATGTACCTTGCGTTAGCCAAAACAGTTCATTGcaaataccatatgaaatttggCATATGCGGAAGTTAAGACATCTAATCATGAATACCACCTTTTGTTTATCATCTCCCTCTGATAGGGAAGTCATTGGCGGAAGTGATCTCCGAACACTTGACACAGTGGTCAATTTCATATTTACCGAAAAGAGCATCGAAATACTTGTGAATCTAAAGAAACTGAAAGTTGTGTTTGAGAAGTGGTTTTGTACATGCTATTCTTTTAATCTCAACAATCTTTGCCGTCTACAAAATCTTGAAGAACTACATGTTTTCGTGCGCCAATGGCATAAATCCTCGATGATATGGAACCATGCTTTTCCAACAAGTCTTAAGAAGTTAGATTTGGATGGAGTTCCTTTGCCTTGGGAAAATATGACCATAATTGGGTCACTGCCAAATCTTCAAGTGCTCCATATGATGAGGATAAAAGTCACTAAATTTTCTGATTGGACGCCGATGGAAGGCCAATTTCTTCGACTCAAATACTTTCGTTCTTCGTTAGACTATCTGGTGAAATGGGAAGTGGAAAAAGAGCATTTCCCAAGCCTTGAAATCTTGATTCTCCGGCACGTACAGATTGACGAAATTCCTCGTGGAATAGGAGAGATTGATTCACTTCAACTCATCGAGTTACAACATTGTCCGGAATCATTGGTGAATTCAGCAAAGCGGATTCAGGATCAACAACATGAAAATGGAAACTATGGTTTTCAAGTTTGCGCAAATGATTCTGATGAATACGATCTTGGAAAT ATACAATACAACGTGTATCTCTCTTTTCGGTCCATCTTTGTCTCCCCGGCCATGGCAGCTTATGCTGCGCTTCTCTCACTTGTTAGATCACTCCACCGGATTTTGGATCTTGAACAACATATCGATCCCATTCACAAAGAAAAAATCATTTCCCTTCATGAAAAAGTTGATTCCATTGTCACTTTCTTGGAAGATTATTCGGGGAAGCATCGTGGAAGACATGATCGTGTGGGAAATGAAATCAGAAACGCTGCATATGAAGCGCAGGATTTCATGGATTCGTATCTGGGTTCAGTATCAACAACTCATGATGATTGGAGTTCTTCCGAGGCTCATCGTGATCACGAGGTGAGCTTGGATAGAGATTTGAACATGGCTTTTGAAAGGATTGATTTTATCTGGGACGAGACAACGAAGATGAAGAACAGAGATACAGCAGAAGATCTCCGATCCAGAACTTTTTCTGCTCCCGTCGATCCCTCATCCACGGTCGAATTCCCTGTGAACAAGGTTGTGGAATTTGATGATGACCTGAATGCTATCAAAGAATGTGTGTATGAAGATTCGTCTAAACTCCAAATTATCCCAATTGTTGGGATGGGAGGAATCGGGAAGACGACTCTAGCAAGAAGAACTTACGAGGATTCACTCCGTTCTCAGTATTTTGACATCTTGGCTTGGACTACAGTGTCTGGAGAGTACCGAAGAAGAGATGCTCTTTTACAGCTTCTTCAATCCTTCAAGAAATACACCACCGATAGTAACGAACGATCTGGTGAGAGCGAAGCCCAATTGGCAAAACTTGTGTACCAAAATCTCATCGGTAGGCGATATCTCATCGTGATTGATGATATATGGACTACCGAGGCTTGGGATGATTTGAAGATGGTATTTCCCGATGATGGTAATGGAAGTCGAATCTTGTTAACTACGAGACTATCAGAGGTTGCAGTTTATGCAGGATCATCCAGTACTCCGATCCACCAAATgaagtttttgaatgaagatcaaAGTTGGAAACTACTTGAGGAAAAGATTTTCGGGAAAGAATCCTGTCCTCTCCACCTGGTGGAACTCGGGAAGGAGGTTGCAAGAAACTGCAAGGGACTTCCGCTCACGATCGTGGTCGTTGCAGGACTGCTACTTTCTTCGGGAAACACGATGGAAGAGGAATCTTGGGAAAGCATTTTGGAAAATATAAGCTCAATAGAATCCACAATCTCGGCGCAATGCTCAAAGATACTATGTTTGAGTTATGATTGGTTACCTCTGCGATTAAAGCCATGTTTCCTTTACATCGCAGGTTTTCCGGAAGATTCTGAAATTGTTGTTTCTGAGCTAATCATGTTGTGGGTTGCAGAGGGATTTCTTAAACCAAGTAGTCAGTCTAAATGCTTGGAAGATGTGGGGAAGGGATGTTTGGAGGATCTTGTGAATAGAAATCTGATCTTAGTGAGCAAGAAAGGGCCAGATGGGGAACTCGTAGCCGTTGGAATTCATGATCTCTTGAGGAAGATTTGTATGACAAAAGCTGAAGAAGATGGATTTTTTCATCATGTCTCGTCCACAAGAAATGTCTGGAATGATGACATAGAAAACCCAAAGAGTCGTCTCCGTGCACATTCCGCACATATTTTAGACGAATCGGAAACACAAGACTCAAGCGTGCGTTCAATTTTCTACCAGACAGAAAACATTATGGAGAGATGGAATTTTTCAACGCTCTCTCCGAAATTTAGGCACCTCAGTGTCTTGAATACACCCAGTGTGATTTGGTTAGATTTATCAAGAGTAATCTCAGCATTCGTCAGTTTAAGGTACATTTCTCTTTTCTTAGACTGCACTGACTCACACCTCGACCAGTTTCTTGCCTCGCTATCCAAACTTCCCAATCTCGAGACTGTAATTGCTGATGTGTTTTACTTCAAAGAATTGCAAGTACCTTATGAAATTTTGAGGACGCCGAAGTTAAAGCATCTGATAATGACCCACCCCTTTTATTTATCGGATCCCTCTAACATAGGAATCATCAACAAAAGTGATCTGCAAACACTTGGCGTAGTGATCAATTTCATATTTACTGAAGATGTTATCAAAATACTCGTGAATCTAAAGAAATTGACGGTTGTTTATAAGGGGTACGATTATAATCACTATGATTTTAATCTCAACGATCTTTTTCGTCTACAAAACCTTGAAGAATTAGAAGTCTCTATCCGTCTACACAATCTCTCTTTGATATGGAACTACGCTTTTCCAATCAGTCTCAAGAAGTTAACTCTACGAGAAGTCCCTTTTCCTTGGGAAAATATGAACATAATTGGATCTCTCCCAGATCTTCAAGTGCTCAAGATAGTAGAAAATGGTATCGAAAGAAATTCCGAGTGGACGACAATGGAAGGCCAATTTCTTCGACTCAAGCACTTTTATTCTTCGTTAGATTATTTGGTGAAGTGGGAAGTTGAAAAAGACCACCTCCCAAGccttgaaaccttgattctcGAGAATGTTAGGTTGATCGATGAGATTCCGCATGGTATAGGAGATATAGATTCACTTCTACTTGTTGAGTTACTGTTGTGTCGTGAATCATTAGTGAATTCAGCAATGCGAATCCAGGAGCGACAACATGAAAATGGGAATTATGCTTTTCAAGTTAGTCTCTTCAATCCAGAGCATATGAATCATTTTTATTGA